The Leptospira neocaledonica DNA window GGAAGCTGCGGAGGAAGTTTGGCCGGATTTGGAGGAGACCGGTTTTTCCCCAGTGTAAAGCCTTACCTTGATGGAATTTTCTTCTTCGTAAATTTTACCGAAGACATCGTTTCCAATTTTGATTATGGTTTCATTCTCCACACCCTTGTTCTCTGTTGCGACAACAGTAGCTGGAATTGGTTTAATACTTCCGTCTTCGGTTTTGAGTTTCATAGAATCTATGATTCCCAAAGTAGTAGGATCGTTTCCTGTGAGTTGAACAACAATTTGGTCACCTGGCTTGAGCTGGTTGACTGGAATTCCGGAAACAGGGGAAAGGATAAATTTAAACTGAACTCTTGCCGCAGTCGGAGGAATGGAAGCATCTATTCCAGTCGGGACTCCGATCGGGATTGTAGGAAGTTCTTCGGGAGCAGATTCTTCATGAGCTTCTTCGGAATCTAAAGTCTCAAACGAAGATTTTCCGGAACCTGCCTCATCTATCTTGTCTCGATCGATTAGAGAATACCAAAGACTGATATCCGGTTTGGAATTTCCCATTGCTTGGTTTTGGATCTGGTTGATCAGGTATCTAATCTTTTCGTCTTCACGCTTATTGATATAATGAATGAGCTGCTCCATGAAATCGTCGGAGCGACCACTATTCTGGAATAATTCCTGAAGTTTATTGGTAAGGTTTTTAAGTTGTTTGCCTTCGTATTTGATCTTTTGACAGATATTGGTGATGTCTTTGTAGGTGGTTCCGGATAACGGAATATTGATCAACTCGCTGTTTCCAACGGCGACCACCTCGAATCTATCGATCCGACTGGAAACCGGATCTACGATTCCCCCAAATAAGATGTAAAGAGAGGAAGCACCGTCCCTAGACTGAAATAATAAGGAATATACTTGTTCGGATGGCATAAAATTTCGAATGAAAGACCGATCCTACTATGAGGCCAAATCGGTATCGACTTTTTTTTGACATCCTGCATCGGAATCTTATAATTGTCAAACTAAGGAAATTTGCGGATATGTTTAATTTCACCCGCCCAACTGATGAATTTCTTCTTTCATAGATCCCCCCTAATCCTACTTCTAACTTCCCGCTATATTCGAGGATCCAGAGTCACAGGATTGCTTTCGATCAAGTCCAGGATTTCGTTTATCGTGATGGCTGTCGGAGTCGCCCTGCTCATCGTAGTACTTTCTATCTTCAACGGATTCCAGAGGCAACTTAAGGAATCCCTGTGGCAAGGCGGAGAACATATTACAATTGAAAGCAGTTCCAATGGCGGAGAGATCCGAGATTATCAAAAAATCATCAAATACATACAAAAGGATCCGGAGCTCAAAGACAGGATTATTTCTGTAGAGGGTGGGATCCAAAGTCATGGGCTTATCCAAAGATATAACGTATTTTATCCTGTTCTTATCAAGGCAGTCGCGGTTCCAAACGTAGACGCGTTAATAGAAAATAAACTTCATAACTTCCCAAGAGTGGTTCATTACGATAGAGAAGAGCTTGGTCATTTAAACCGAGAGAACTATATCATACTGGGAAAAGAGATGGAGGATCTTTATAATTTCAGTTTGGGGAAACAACTTACTTTAGCGGTTCCTGGGGGAAGGTTTTCTCTTGGAAAAGGAGTAGAAGTAAGCGTTCAAAATTTCAGAGTCTCCGGGTTTTTTAAAACAGGGAATTATAAGTTCGATTCCAGTTTTGTTTACATGGCATTGCCGGTGGCTCAGAA harbors:
- a CDS encoding ABC transporter permease; the encoded protein is MNFFFHRSPLILLLTSRYIRGSRVTGLLSIKSRISFIVMAVGVALLIVVLSIFNGFQRQLKESLWQGGEHITIESSSNGGEIRDYQKIIKYIQKDPELKDRIISVEGGIQSHGLIQRYNVFYPVLIKAVAVPNVDALIENKLHNFPRVVHYDREELGHLNRENYIILGKEMEDLYNFSLGKQLTLAVPGGRFSLGKGVEVSVQNFRVSGFFKTGNYKFDSSFVYMALPVAQKFFKMKDSVNQITIKAKSLDDLAISKRKLYKLFNSLEFEQEVDVASSLSVRTIAEEQENLLAALQLEKTIISIIVFLFIILAALGMVASVYSLVRAKRKSIGVLKALGLPASDILLIFTLNAMLVGILASLTGGVTGIFLANSLDSIIGYIEEIINMVGLSFTGSDWTPVELVPKRIYYFDKLPVDINIPFIFMVTTAATILSGIAGYFPARWAASLNPVDTIRND